CTGACCTTCATTAAGGCACATAGTCCTTTCCCCAGACCCGGGGTTACCTTGtaagagctcctgctccacaggctgactcctcgtcagtccatggTCCTCACCACAGGTGACCTGTCCGGGTGATCTTCAGGACGTCCGTCGCCcggctgggaccatccaacaccccaggccaccagtaccAGAGTCCCACCATGTGCCCCCCAGGGAGTCAACACTCCCAACACTTAGGCTTCCAGGACTGTCCAGCACAGAACcactcaggtccacactcagagagcatacaggaacctacaggaacatacactcagagagcatacaggaatgctctgtagtgtcctgcctggacacatggaagtctgtccatcctGACAGACTCACCGACACccaccatgtgctaacacacctcctttagttagcctgtaaccacacccacaggtgaggtaacatcacatgcactggtcacatgatcatgacatcactgcaggtcctcaaactcctgcagggaaaaagatacagtgagtacccccactcagagtgaggtatgtgggtagccagaccctcccatctctcatagctacccgcaacctggacccaggtgcactaaacgacatcttcagtgctcacgcgctctaaagacaagatactccgggttgcatcacagggagcatccatccctgtgacacatacctcccattaaccacaatgccagacactgaCTCACTATCACATCCATGCACATAATTGCCACGCACTCTCATGGccgcaatacgcctccgtgcgcatactggggagaccatgcagcgccccctacctgttacaggggtcactgcctcacaagggttagggttagggctagggttagggttagggctagggctagggttagggctagggttagggctagggttagggttagggctagggctagggttagggctacagtttgggttggggctaaagttagggttcggtttggggctaaagttacagttagggtttagattacatttacagttgagtataggtttgggattagggctaggggtgtgtcagggttagaggtgtggttagggttactgttgggattagggttagggatgggtttggattagggtttcagttacaattgtggggtttccactgtttaggcacatcaggggctctccaaacgcgacatggcgtccgatctcatttccagccaattctgcgttgaaaaagtaaaacagtgcttcttcccttccgagctctcccgtgtgcccaaacaggggtttaccccaacatatggggtatcagcgttctcaggacaaataggacaacaacgtttggcgtccaatttctcctgttacccttgggaaaatacaaaactgggggctaaaatatattttttgtgggaaaaaaaaagattttttattttcacggctctgcgttataaactgtagtgaaacacttgggggttcaaagttctcacaacacatctagattagttccctggggggtctagtttccaatttggggtcacttgtggggggtttctactgtttaggtacattaggggttctgcaaacgcaatgtgacgtctgcagaccattccatctaagtctgcattccaaatggcgctccttcccttccgagctctgccatgcgctcaaacggtggttccccccaacatacagggtatcagcgtactcaggacaaattggacaacaacatttggggtcgaatttctcctcttaccctcgggaaaatacaaaactgggggctaaaaaataattttggggggaaagatttttttttttttaattttcccgactctgcgttacaaactgtagtgaaacacttgggggttcaaagctatcacaacacatctagatgagttccttagggggtctagtttccaaaatggtgtcacttgtgggaggtttctactgtttaggtacattaggggctctgcaaatgcaatgtgacacctgcagaccattccatctaagtcctcattccaaatggagctccttcccttccgagccctcccatgcgcccaaacagtggttcccccccacatatggggtatcagcgcactcaggacaaattggacaacaaattgtggggttgaatttctcctgttacgctcaggaaaatacaaaactgggggctaaaaaataatttttgtaggaaaaaatttttgttttattttcacggctctccattataaacttctgtgaagcacttggtgggtcaaagtgctcaccacacctctagataagttccttagggggtctactttccaaaatggtgtcacttgtggggggtttcaatgtttaggcacatcagtggctcttcaaatgcaacatggcgtcccatctctattcctgtcaattttgcattgaaaagtcaaactgtgctccttcccttccgagctctcccatccgcccaaacagtggtttacccccacatatgggctatcagcgtactcaggacaaattgtacaacaacttttggggtccaatttcttctcttacccttggaaaaataaaaaattgggggcgaaaagataatttttgtgaaaaaatatgattttttatttttacggttctacattataaacttctgtgaagcacttggtgggtcaaagtgctcaccacacctctagataagttccttagggggtctactttccaaaatggtgtcacttgtggggggtttcaatgtttaggcacatcaggggctctccaaacgaaacatggcgtcccatctcaattccagtcaattttgcattgaaaagtcaaatggcgctccttcgcttccgagctctgccatgcacccaaacagtggtttacccccacatgtggggtattggcatactcaggacaaattgtacaacaatgtttggggtccattttctcctgttacccttggtaaaataaaacaaattggagctgaattaaattttttgtgaaaaaaagttaaatgttcatttttatttaaacattcaaaaaattcctgtgaagcaccagaagggttaacaaactttttgaatatggtcttgagcaccttgaggggtgtagtttttagaatggtgtcacacttgggtattttctatcatatagacccctcaaaatgactttaacccttatccggctgaataggtacaattgtaactattccgttttaaaattgcaataactttttttttgaaaagacgtagagggctgaaatttcgtgacatctctacatttttggtccagaatatattggccaaatttcaataaaatatctccacccgcttccgagataaggggtcgagatctttttgcatccataacaagctgcataggtacaaatgtacctcatatattttgaatgaagataatgcaagggaaaaagcataaatttttttttaatgataatgctatttaactattataaacaagtaaaaaactgttcatttacattataaaagaaaatgtaagaaacttttttttattgattttctttgcaagtaatgcatgttggctttgctacagagtgttcatcgcaaatgggtttcacacaaaccacacaagactttctagtcttgcgttgttttcgcctcaggtctctgcagacatagcaactaccaacaacaggggagggtccacgactaccatgaggtattttggggccagctgctggctgcgatgctaccacaatgcatcgtccaagcaccatttctactgcacctcgaagaaaatggtttctcattatcattttgtttgtactacgatcttcaattgcaatcatacacagctgatttgcgagatctttcaggaactttcttcgttgatcctttgccctgaagcttggattgtgttctctgtagatgatgtaggatgctaacccactgacatcaatcatattgtagaaaaatgccaaagtccaacgtgatgttcgtcgtttcacagtgtactctcccaacattttatccataacatcaacgccaccttttgttatgttgtagtattttattatctctggcttggctgctagtgtctcttcaacttctcccgtcatgtgcatagatgatagaagcacgactgatttgttcttctttggtacatatgaacagactgttgcatcatgattgtaggcaaaatttgtcgagtatacaggcctttctttggcaggctgcatgttgttaggtaggaaccttttgttttttctcactgtaccaactagtgtcatgttccaggagttcaataccttagctagttccatggttgtaaagaagttatcggtggtgacatttcttccagagcctttatacgagctcactaggtccaatactgttcgttctccaatgtttacttgtcgaggaccatcagttggtttcccagtgtagagctgaccttgtaaagggtaggcatttgatgagtcacaagcccagaaaatctttatgccatatttagctggttttgaaggtatatactgggtaaatttagtatgacctctaaatggaaataattgctcgtcgacggtgatacaatgatatggcttgtaggctctctccagattactgttcagcattgtccagatgtcccgtattggtgcagctttatctgtttgcacacgttctgcacgtgtattttcgttgtcaaacctgataaatctgagtatcatcttgaagcggtcacgagacatggctgcacgtataagaggcagagcagcaacattccacatttcctccagattctctttgttggctctgtgcacaccagcagcaatcagtatgcccaaaaatgcatgaagttcagtttcagtaaattgcttgaatgttttttgtggtggccgtttggaagaatcaggaaaacgttgtaccagttcgttgttgtaagcatcacaaactctcttggcctttcgattcgtttcccgtaatatgatgtcacacatctcgggagtcatgatggacttgaatagctcttttgctgtatataggttgctgattgctgcagggccacctctttgtcgtaggacattacgagattttgtttgtgcatttggcagtggattactgcaccattgagtttcatccttagcagtccaaatgtcgcctgcactttgaggcacagaatcatcctcaacactttcgtctgattcgtattcattttcatgctctatgaccatttcttgttcaatgtctgaatcttcttcagtaacatccacttgtggtacatagttttcatcatcagatggaacatatggttcatcctcatgctcagaatcagattcttctagcattcgcattatttcgtcagacgtaaatctgtaaatatgaaaaaatgtaaaataaataattttccgaaatactacattattggcttttcacaaaattatactaacctgcaaacacgttttcttggattatggcggaaactagatccagcattactatcactcatgatgacttgctagatgaattttggcttcgtattttgtgctgaatataaataaaacatcgtaaaacaatatgtagatactaattattatccatttttcgtataaaaattatacctatagtgataagtttcatacaaaatatatgtaagccaagtccaggctgaaagacaatttgactgttctgtccccacataatgagaataaaggtataactggctgttagatgctgtgagactttcctaccttcgtttccaagaaattgaagacttcacaagcctagaaatgtgtgctcacagcaatgagatgaacagcaaaatggctaatgagaggagggaggcaggaagacaagtagaagccactcccagtttgaattaacttaattgacagcaacataagtgaccattaacaacactgaacaatagatatcagcataacatttgtagctgaatgaactttagtttctgaaaccaagtaaagtcttcccacagtggaggtatatgtgaaggtacaattgtacctatgcagcctgttaaggttgtaaaattatgcagcctgacaagggttaaatgagatgtggtccctaaaacaaaatggtgttgtagaaatgagaaattgctggtcaaattttaacccttataactccctaacaaaaaaaaattttggttccaaaattgtgctgatgtaaagtagacatgtgggaaatgttacttattaagtattttgtgtgacatatctctgatttaattgcataaaaattcaaagttggaaaattgcgaaattttcataattttcgccaaatttccggttttttcacaaataaacgcaggtactatcaaagaatttttaccattgtcatgaagtacaatatgtcaggagaaaacagtgtcagaatcactgggatccgttgaagcgttccagagttataacctcataaagggacagtggtcagaattgtaaaaattggcccggtcattaacgtgcaaaccacccttgggggtaaaggggttaaaggcattttCCCATCTAAGGccagcatcacactagcgagttttacggacgtatgagaggtgcaaaaaatatggattgcatacagtacaatgattctctatggcccagctcctatctgccgtattttactgatccgtattatacggtcttctacggccgtagaaaatcgcagcatgctgcgtttgtcattgTATTGCGCaataaatacgccaatgaaagtctatgggggcgagaaaaatacggattacacacggaccagcagtgtgacttgtgagaaatacgcagcggtgttctagcgaaaagccggcaattcagtgcggtgttcagtaaaatcacactgaccggttagaatagaatagctaaaataaatgtctacacatagtataggggtgtatatatatatgtcagtgagacacatatatgtatatatatttctatttcagatagcgctagatagcagaaaagccggtaattcaattgccggcttttgctttctccttctgaaactcgacatgatatgagacatggtttacatacagtaaaccatctcatagcccttcttttattacatattcctctttagtaatggaagaaatgtctgtatgttaaatttgggggctctagctattaaataaaGGGTAAATCGCGGAAGAAAttggtgcaattttctccgccagagtgggaaagccagtgactgagggcagatattaatagcctggagagggtccatggttattgcccccccctggctaaaaacatctgcccccagccaccctagaaaaggcacatctggaagatgagcctattctggcaattggccactctcttcccattcccgtgtagcggtgggatatggggtaatgaagggttaatgtcagcttgctattgtaaggtgacatgaagccaaattaataatggagaggcgtcaattatgacacctatccattattaatcaagtTGCCTTCTTCCTGAAATGAGGGCTTCTGCCACCGCTGACCTCCTGGGAAGAAGGGGCCCTGCCTCCTGTTATTCTGCTCCATCACCGATGCCACCCCCTCCCCTCACCCCCCGCAAtctacatttggactataagacgcacccttcATTTTTCTCTCAATCTTATGTGGACaaattgcatcttatagtccaaaaattacAATATAAGAATGTCGCTTATTTTTAATAtcatccctaagctagaagacttgGTGGTGTCCTTAGCAATCATAGAGGTCATACCAAATACTAGATGGAGAAGTTTTGATGTGGGGCGTATTTATTTGTGTGAAACGCAGTCTtgtccacattttggaaactgttcttgtgttcagtgaggtATTAATTAAGATCTTACTTTTTGGAGGTTCTGTAGTCACTTTATGCTGAGCACGGAAAAAATTGTATTTATCCATTCATAAATATATCACACACCTACGTGTTACATATGTTATTTTATCGCCTGGACTGATCAGTATTTCCTTTAATTACTATATAGGTATCGATGACAATGAGGAGAATGTTGGTATGTACTGCCCATTACCATTCCATGTTTCATAACCCTGTCTCGTGGTAATCAGTATTATCCTTCCTGACAGCCCCATTTTTAAGTCTGACACGTCACTTTAAGTGGTAACAACTTTGAAATGTTTCTGCTTctgtcagtgattctgagattgtgattttctttttgtaaaacattgtacCTGTTACTACTGGTAAATTTAGATTAATAAGGTTTGCTTTATTCATGAAATTATGACACAGTTtccgaaaatgttgaaaatgtgcaaattttaaatttaaaggaattttcctatctcaaagatcctatcccaatatgtagtaggggtagtaataataataataataataatattagcaaatacctccaattagaaatgtagaatagtttttttgattaccgtatatactcgagtataagctgacccgagtataagccgacctgttgtgaattctgtggctgagttcacttctgtggtcacaagtggtattgcagtctctgggcttcctccctcaggtgttttggtgagctcgttggctgccttgctatttagctccacctgagtctgtcttccttgctccttgtcaatgttccagtgttggatctgagctactgcatctttccttgggcctgctgctctgctggataagtgcttctagtttgttttctgtttttttctgtccagcttgctattgtcttttgctggaagctctgagaagcagaggggtgcaccgccgtgctgttagttcggcacggtgggtctttttgcccctttgcgtggttttcgttttagggttttttgtagactgcatagttctctttgctatcctcgctctgtctagaatatcgggcctcactttgctgaatctatttcattcctacgtttgtcttttcatcttgctaacagtcattatatgtggggggctgcctattcctttggggtatttctctgaggtaagtcaggcttgtatttctatcttcaggctagtcagctcctcaggcagtgccgagttgcataggtagttgttaggcgcaatccactgctgcttatagttgtgtgaggatagatcaggtactgcagtctacagagattccacgtctcagagctcgtcctattgtttttggttattgccagatctctgtatgtgcgctgattattgcacgctgtgttgcctgattgccagccataacagtacaaggagccacaccaatgattcccaatagagggaaaaaagaaatcctgacatcatttttttttcttagctctgtcttcagtcttttttttcccctagacattagagtgcttcaggacacagctgtggacatggatattcaggctctgtgctcctcaatggataatctcgttgtaaatgtacaaaagattcaagatactattgatcagaaatcgatgctagaaccaagaattccgattcctgatctgttttttggtgacagaactaagttcctgagcttcagaaataattgtaagctatttttggccttgaaacctcattcttctggtaatcctattcaacaggttttgattattatttcttttttgcgcggcgacccacaggactgggcgttttctcttgcaccaggagattctgcattgagtaatgttgatgcatttttcctggcgctcggattgctttacgatgagcctaattcagtggatcaggctgagaaaaatctgctggctttatgccagggtcaggatgatgtagaagtatattgtcagaaatttaggaaatggtcagtactcactctgtggaatgaatctgcactagcggctttgttcagaaagggtctctctgaagctcttaaggatgtaatggtgggatttcctatgcctgctggtttgaatgagtctatgtccttggccattcagatcggtcgtcgcttgcgcgagcgtaaatctgtgcaccatctggcggtactgcctgagagtaaacctgagcctatgcagtgcgacaggactatgactaaagtagaacggcaagaacacagacgtctgaacagactgtgtttctattgtggtgattctactcatgctatttctaattgtcctaaacgcactaggcggttcgatagctctgccgttattggtactgtacagtccaaattccttttgtccattaccttaatgtgctctttgtcatcgtattctgtcatggcgtttgtggattcaggcgctgccctgaatctgatggatttggattatgctaaacgttgtggatttttcttggagcctttgcggtgtcctattccgttgagaggaattgatgctacacctttggccaagaataagcctcagtactgggcccagctgaccatgtgcatggctcctgcacatcaggaagttattcgctttctggtactgcataatttgcatgatgtggtcgtgttggggttgccatggctacaaacccataatccagtattggattggaactctatgtcggtaaccagctggggttgtcagggagtacatggtgatgttccatttttgtctatttcgtcatccattccttctgacatcccagagttcttgtcggactttcaggatgtatttgaagagtccaagtctgatgccctacctccgcataggaattgtgattgtgctatcgatttgattcctggtagtaaattccctaagggtcgtttatttaatttgtccgtacctgaacacaccgctatgcgcagttatgtgaaggagtccctggagaagggacatattcgcccatcgtcgtcaccattgggagcagggttcttttttgtagccaagaaggatggttcgctaagaccgtgtattgattaccgccttcttaataagatcactgttaagtttcagtatcccttgccattgatttctgacttgtttgctcggattaagggggctagttggtttactaagattgatcttcgtggtgcgtataatctggtgagaatcaggcagggagatgaatggaaaacggcatttaatacgcccgagggtcattttgagtatctggtgatgccgttcggacttgccaatgctccatctgtttttcagtcttttatgcatgacattttccgtgagtatctggataaattcttgattg
The Ranitomeya imitator isolate aRanImi1 chromosome 3, aRanImi1.pri, whole genome shotgun sequence genome window above contains:
- the LOC138672087 gene encoding piggyBac transposable element-derived protein 4-like, with product MSDSNAGSSFRHNPRKRVCRFTSDEIMRMLEESDSEHEDEPYVPSDDENYVPQVDVTEEDSDIEQEMVIEHENEYESDESVEDDSVPQSAGDIWTAKDETQWCSNPLPNAQTKSRNVLRQRGGPAAISNLYTAKELFKSIMTPEMCDIILRETNRKAKRVCDAYNNELVQRFPDSSKRPPQKTFKQFTETELHAFLGILIAAGVHRANKENLEEMWNVAALPLIRAAMSRDRFKMILRFIRFDNENTRAERVQTDKAAPIRDIWTMLNSNLERAYKPYHCITVDEQLFPFRGHTKFTQYIPSKPAKYGIKIFWACDSSNAYPLQGQLYTGKPTDGPRQVNIGERTVLDLVSSYKGSGRNVTTDNFFTTMELAKVLNSWNMTLVGTVRKNKRFLPNNMQPAKERPVYSTNFAYNHDATVCSYVPKKNKSVVLLSSMHMTGEVEETLAAKPEIIKYYNITKGGVDVMDKMLGEYTVKRRTSRWTLAFFYNMIDVSGLASYIIYREHNPSFRAKDQRRKFLKDLANQLCMIAIEDRSTNKMIMRNHFLRGAVEMVLGRCIVVASQPAAGPKIPHGSRGPSPVVGSCYVCRDLRRKQRKTRKSCVVCVKPICDEHSVAKPTCITCKENQ